One Nonomuraea angiospora DNA segment encodes these proteins:
- a CDS encoding MFS transporter: protein MQRDLHATPSQIQFVVAGFGVALAAGLITAGRLGDLYGRRRMFAAGLAVFTVASALCGAAPTAGILIAARVGQGLGAALLMPQVLAIINTAFTGERRAKAFNAYGVTMGFGGVFGQLIGGVLINADLAGLGWRTIFLINVPVGALAIALVPRLVPESRLPGGPKLDLAGTALVSLGLVAIVYPLVQGQEQGWPAWTWLCLAAAVALLASFALHQRRAAAPLVDPGLFRHRSFSAGTVVSLLHSMTMGSFFLILALYLQQGRELDALGSGLIFLPLGLGYFASSTRAVRLAARLGRQVVALGALTMALGYGLLALTATALGEHGPIAWIIPGLVVAGAGMGLVMAPLPALVLNGVDPGHAAAASGVLSTAQQAGGAIGVAVVDVVFYGALGGYPHAFAMGLLLLIALDVAVAALVQALPRPNHP, encoded by the coding sequence ATCCAGCGGGACCTGCACGCCACGCCTTCGCAGATTCAGTTCGTGGTGGCGGGGTTCGGCGTCGCGCTGGCCGCCGGGCTGATCACCGCCGGCCGGCTGGGGGACCTGTACGGCCGGCGCCGCATGTTCGCCGCCGGCCTGGCCGTCTTCACGGTGGCGTCGGCGCTCTGCGGGGCGGCGCCCACCGCCGGGATCCTGATCGCGGCCAGGGTCGGCCAGGGACTCGGCGCGGCGCTGCTGATGCCGCAGGTCCTGGCCATCATCAACACCGCCTTCACCGGTGAGCGCCGGGCCAAGGCGTTCAACGCCTACGGCGTCACGATGGGCTTCGGCGGCGTGTTCGGGCAGCTCATCGGCGGCGTGCTGATCAACGCGGACCTGGCCGGGCTGGGCTGGCGCACCATCTTCCTGATCAACGTGCCGGTGGGCGCGCTCGCCATCGCCCTGGTCCCGCGCCTGGTGCCCGAATCCCGCCTTCCGGGCGGCCCGAAGCTGGACCTGGCCGGTACGGCGCTCGTCTCGCTCGGCCTGGTCGCCATCGTCTACCCCCTCGTCCAGGGTCAGGAGCAGGGCTGGCCCGCGTGGACCTGGCTGTGCCTGGCGGCGGCGGTCGCCCTGCTGGCCTCGTTCGCGCTGCACCAGCGGCGGGCCGCCGCACCGCTGGTGGACCCCGGGCTGTTCCGGCACCGCTCGTTCTCCGCGGGCACCGTGGTCAGCCTGCTGCACTCGATGACGATGGGCTCGTTCTTCCTGATCCTGGCGCTCTACCTCCAGCAGGGCCGCGAGCTGGACGCCCTGGGATCGGGGCTCATCTTCCTCCCGCTGGGCCTCGGCTACTTCGCGTCCTCGACGCGGGCCGTCCGGCTGGCGGCCAGGCTCGGCCGCCAGGTCGTCGCGCTCGGCGCGCTGACCATGGCCCTCGGGTACGGCCTCCTCGCCCTGACCGCCACCGCCCTGGGCGAGCACGGCCCCATCGCCTGGATCATCCCCGGCCTCGTGGTCGCCGGCGCCGGAATGGGGCTGGTCATGGCCCCGCTGCCCGCACTCGTCCTGAACGGCGTGGACCCCGGGCACGCGGCCGCCGCCTCCGGCGTGTTGAGCACCGCGCAGCAGGCGGGCGGCGCGATCGGCGTGGCCGTGGTCGACGTGGTCTTCTATGGCGCGCTGGGCGGCTACCCGCACGCCTTCGCCATGGGCCTGCTCCTCCTCATCGCGCTGGACGTGGCGGTCGCCGCCCTGGTCCAGGCCCTGCCCCGGCCGAACCACCCATGA
- a CDS encoding DNA-3-methyladenine glycosylase 2 family protein, producing MLTDEDAYAVLRSRDGRFDGRFFVAVVTTGIFCRPSCPAALPKRENVRFYPSSAAALEAGFRACKRCCPDTAPGSPEWNVRADVAGRAMRLIADGLVDREGVAGLASRLGYSERQLHRQLTADLGAGPQALARAQRAATARTLLETTDLPASEIAFAAGFSSIRQFNDTVRKVYGTTPTALRGAPSARRPPGALRLRLTYRPPLDLPALFSYLATRAIPGLEDATAHCYRRSLTLPHGLGLVALRPAGTYVSCELHLEDLKDLAAAVQRCRHLLDLDADPRDIADHLTRDPLLAAVVARTPGRRVPGHVDAAEMAIRAILNEETPTGRSRLTQLVRTYGTLLPHPPFHAAGVTHAFPRMEALASSDGPASVAALARALTAGTLHLGPEADRDQVERELLTLPGLDAEALARIRMRAFGDPDVFLPSDPAVQEGLHRLGLTAGDARRWRPWRSYAMQHLSAPHPHTP from the coding sequence GTGCTCACCGACGAAGACGCGTATGCCGTGCTCAGAAGCCGCGACGGCCGGTTCGACGGCCGGTTCTTCGTCGCCGTCGTGACCACCGGCATCTTCTGCCGCCCGAGCTGTCCGGCCGCCCTCCCCAAGCGCGAGAACGTCCGCTTCTACCCCTCCTCCGCGGCCGCCCTGGAGGCGGGCTTCCGCGCCTGCAAGCGCTGCTGCCCGGACACCGCCCCCGGCTCCCCCGAGTGGAACGTCCGGGCGGACGTGGCAGGCCGCGCCATGCGGCTCATCGCCGACGGCCTCGTGGATCGCGAAGGAGTCGCCGGCCTGGCGTCCCGGCTCGGCTACAGCGAGCGCCAGCTGCACCGCCAGCTCACCGCCGACCTGGGCGCGGGCCCGCAGGCCCTGGCCCGGGCCCAGCGCGCGGCCACTGCCAGGACGCTCCTGGAGACCACGGACCTGCCCGCGAGCGAGATAGCGTTCGCCGCCGGCTTCTCGTCGATCCGCCAGTTCAACGACACCGTTCGCAAGGTCTACGGCACGACGCCCACCGCCCTGCGGGGCGCGCCCTCCGCCCGCCGCCCACCCGGCGCGCTGCGGCTACGCCTCACCTACCGCCCGCCCCTGGACCTGCCGGCCCTGTTCTCCTACCTCGCCACCCGCGCGATCCCGGGCCTGGAGGACGCCACTGCCCACTGCTACCGCCGCTCGCTGACCCTCCCGCACGGCCTCGGCCTCGTCGCGCTCCGCCCCGCGGGCACGTACGTCTCCTGCGAGCTCCACCTGGAGGACCTGAAGGACCTGGCGGCGGCGGTACAGCGCTGCCGCCACCTCCTGGACCTGGACGCCGACCCCCGCGACATCGCCGACCACCTGACCCGCGACCCGCTCCTCGCCGCCGTGGTGGCGCGGACTCCCGGCAGGCGCGTGCCCGGCCATGTGGACGCGGCCGAGATGGCGATCCGCGCGATCCTGAACGAGGAGACCCCCACCGGCCGATCCCGGCTCACCCAACTGGTCCGCACCTACGGCACGCTGCTCCCCCATCCGCCGTTCCACGCGGCCGGCGTCACTCACGCCTTCCCCCGTATGGAGGCCCTGGCGAGCTCCGACGGGCCCGCCTCGGTCGCCGCCCTGGCCCGCGCGTTGACCGCCGGGACCCTCCACCTCGGCCCCGAAGCCGATCGCGACCAGGTCGAACGCGAGCTCCTGACCCTGCCGGGCCTGGACGCGGAGGCCCTGGCACGGATCCGCATGCGAGCCTTCGGCGACCCCGACGTCTTCCTGCCCTCCGACCCGGCCGTGCAGGAGGGGCTGCACCGCCTCGGGCTGACGGCCGGGGACGCGCGCCGCTGGCGGCCCTGGCGCTCGTACGCGATGCAGCACCTGAGCGCGCCACACCCCCACACCCCCTGA
- a CDS encoding vWA domain-containing protein: MSEGADLVGQAMARFAAARLWAAHRAPYLATAVFALNPVVLEPYLDDRTGRPVPDVEFRAFPADTRWNVHVDTGTALATPVEEIGWWLLHQVGHLVRAHAERSPAAEAHRWNQAADAEINDDLEAEGLLGPAGVISPAALGLPPNRMAEEYVPMLDVLAEAVGKGGRELSEAVDCGSAADGVTRGYEGSGGGLGDLDRELLERSVAAGIQERIGARSEVPSGWRRWAEERLRPEVDWRARLRAVIRRGLSSAAGRVDFSYRRPSRRAGAHPEIVAPAMVSPVPGVAVVVDTSGSVTEPRLDRLVTELTGILNGVAGRNRRLRVICCDVAAHPVQEVRRAADVRLVGGGGTDMRAGLAAATALRPRPDLVIVLTDGQTPWPERRVAADVVVCLIGEDGHAPEWAATVRVPKEDRS; encoded by the coding sequence ATGAGCGAGGGGGCGGACCTGGTCGGGCAGGCGATGGCCCGGTTCGCGGCGGCCAGGCTGTGGGCCGCGCACCGGGCGCCGTACCTGGCCACCGCGGTGTTCGCGCTGAATCCGGTGGTGCTGGAGCCGTACCTGGACGACAGGACCGGGCGGCCGGTGCCGGACGTGGAGTTCCGCGCCTTTCCCGCCGACACCCGCTGGAACGTGCACGTGGACACCGGCACCGCGCTGGCCACACCGGTCGAGGAGATCGGCTGGTGGCTGCTGCACCAGGTGGGCCACCTGGTACGGGCGCACGCCGAGCGCTCGCCCGCGGCTGAGGCGCACCGCTGGAACCAGGCGGCCGACGCGGAGATCAACGACGACCTCGAGGCCGAAGGGCTGCTCGGACCGGCCGGCGTGATCTCGCCCGCCGCGCTGGGCCTGCCGCCCAACCGTATGGCCGAGGAGTACGTGCCGATGCTGGACGTGCTCGCCGAGGCGGTCGGCAAGGGCGGCAGGGAACTGTCGGAGGCCGTCGACTGCGGCAGCGCCGCGGACGGCGTCACCCGAGGCTACGAGGGATCGGGCGGCGGGCTCGGCGACCTGGACCGGGAGCTGCTGGAGCGCTCCGTCGCCGCCGGCATCCAGGAGCGGATCGGCGCCCGCAGCGAGGTGCCGTCCGGCTGGCGGCGCTGGGCCGAGGAGCGGCTGCGTCCCGAGGTCGACTGGCGGGCGCGGCTCCGCGCGGTGATCCGGCGCGGGCTGAGCTCGGCGGCCGGCCGGGTCGACTTCAGCTACCGGCGGCCGTCACGCAGGGCGGGCGCCCACCCCGAGATCGTGGCCCCGGCCATGGTCAGCCCGGTGCCCGGCGTCGCGGTGGTCGTCGACACCTCGGGCAGCGTCACGGAACCGCGGCTCGACCGCCTGGTCACCGAGCTCACCGGCATCCTGAACGGAGTCGCCGGCCGGAACCGGCGGCTGCGCGTGATCTGCTGCGACGTCGCGGCCCATCCGGTGCAGGAGGTCCGGCGCGCCGCCGACGTACGGCTGGTCGGCGGCGGTGGCACCGACATGCGGGCCGGGCTGGCCGCCGCGACGGCGCTGCGCCCCCGGCCGGACCTGGTGATCGTGCTGACCGACGGGCAGACCCCCTGGCCGGAGCGCCGGGTCGCGGCCGACGTCGTGGTCTGCCTGATCGGCGAGGACGGGCACGCCCCGGAATGGGCGGCCACCGTGCGCGTACCCAAGGAGGATCGATCATGA
- a CDS encoding MFS transporter has product MSTYLSLLKNRRDFRSLWLGASVSVMGDSMTFVALSWLVLAQPGGTAKLGLLAVCYTAPVVVGGLVAGPLLDRFDKRAALIADSVLRGVAVGSIPLSAAVATVPAWLPFLVAALYGLLKMVPMAAVPAAIPDLVAPEERDAANALESVSYSLSGIIGFSLAAPLLGALGPANILALDAATYACFAGAVALIRRPLRPHAKPSARSAPVPVFRDRVLVSTTLAFMAFNIAEGAMTMVVAPWLAKEQLPGDGAALSLLMAALSAGELLGGFAAGAWRPRIDRLVAIAVVELVAAAGFLAALGSPDWIPVAAGFLVIGMFSAPMTVWAQSLRMERIPPSQRGRVFSVFRTMMQATPPVGAAVVTPLLVAGNLAGAVILMSALAALPAFALLFVREGRRLWITGSSCG; this is encoded by the coding sequence GTGTCGACCTATTTGTCCCTCCTCAAGAACAGGCGCGACTTCCGCAGCCTCTGGCTCGGCGCGTCCGTCTCGGTGATGGGCGACAGCATGACGTTCGTGGCCCTGTCCTGGCTCGTCCTGGCCCAGCCCGGCGGAACGGCGAAGCTGGGCCTCCTGGCCGTCTGTTACACCGCCCCCGTCGTGGTCGGGGGCCTGGTGGCGGGGCCGCTGCTCGATCGGTTCGACAAGCGGGCGGCGCTGATCGCCGACAGCGTGCTGCGCGGTGTCGCCGTCGGGTCGATCCCCCTCTCGGCGGCGGTCGCGACCGTGCCGGCCTGGCTCCCCTTCCTCGTCGCCGCCCTCTACGGCCTGCTGAAAATGGTCCCCATGGCGGCGGTCCCGGCCGCCATCCCCGACCTGGTCGCCCCGGAAGAACGCGACGCCGCCAACGCGCTCGAATCCGTGAGCTACTCCCTGTCCGGCATCATCGGCTTCAGCCTGGCCGCCCCGCTCCTGGGCGCCCTCGGCCCGGCGAACATCCTGGCCCTGGACGCCGCCACCTACGCCTGCTTCGCCGGGGCCGTGGCCCTGATCCGCCGCCCCCTGCGCCCGCACGCGAAGCCGTCGGCCCGGTCCGCACCCGTGCCGGTCTTCCGCGACAGGGTCCTCGTCAGCACCACGCTCGCCTTCATGGCCTTCAACATCGCCGAAGGCGCGATGACCATGGTGGTCGCCCCGTGGCTGGCCAAGGAGCAGCTTCCGGGGGACGGCGCCGCCCTCTCGCTCCTCATGGCCGCCCTGTCCGCCGGTGAGCTCCTGGGCGGGTTCGCGGCCGGGGCCTGGCGCCCGCGGATCGACAGGCTGGTCGCGATCGCCGTGGTGGAGCTGGTGGCGGCGGCAGGGTTCCTGGCGGCGCTGGGGTCGCCCGACTGGATCCCGGTGGCCGCGGGCTTCCTGGTCATCGGCATGTTCAGCGCCCCCATGACCGTCTGGGCGCAGTCGCTGCGCATGGAGCGCATCCCGCCGTCCCAGCGCGGCCGGGTCTTCAGCGTCTTCCGCACGATGATGCAGGCGACCCCACCCGTCGGGGCCGCCGTGGTCACCCCGCTGCTGGTGGCGGGCAACCTGGCGGGGGCCGTGATCCTGATGAGCGCTCTGGCGGCCCTTCCCGCCTTCGCCCTGCTGTTCGTACGAGAGGGCCGCCGACTGTGGATAACCGGGTCATCCTGTGGATAA
- a CDS encoding GNAT family N-acetyltransferase, protein MTSPIEAPALVLVPLRPEHADEMAAVLSDPDLHTFTGGAPLTAPELRARYERLVAGPPGWRNWVIWSREQERLVGYVQATIDGRTAEIAWVIGTPWQGRGLATASARALVDQLVRDGIDTIVAHIHPGHAASAAVATAAGLRPTDRWHEGEVRWERTV, encoded by the coding sequence GTGACCAGTCCCATCGAGGCGCCCGCGCTCGTCCTCGTCCCGTTGCGCCCGGAGCACGCCGACGAGATGGCCGCCGTGCTGTCGGACCCGGACCTGCACACGTTCACCGGCGGCGCCCCGCTCACCGCGCCGGAGCTGCGCGCCCGCTACGAGCGGCTGGTCGCGGGGCCGCCCGGCTGGCGCAACTGGGTGATCTGGTCGCGGGAGCAAGAGCGGCTGGTCGGGTACGTGCAGGCCACGATCGACGGCCGGACCGCCGAGATCGCCTGGGTGATCGGCACGCCCTGGCAGGGCCGCGGCCTGGCCACCGCGTCCGCCCGGGCCCTGGTCGACCAGCTCGTACGGGACGGGATCGACACGATCGTCGCGCACATCCACCCCGGCCACGCGGCCTCCGCCGCCGTCGCCACGGCGGCCGGCCTGCGTCCCACCGACCGCTGGCACGAGGGGGAGGTCCGCTGGGAACGTACCGTCTGA
- a CDS encoding AAA family ATPase: MSSQSAVREAVAVAIAANLPVILWGAPGTGKTSSVLALGARLGLPVEVVVGSIREPSDFSGLPVLRDGGTWFAPPRWAERLAAAGHGLLFLDELTTAPPAVQAAMLRVVLERTVGDLTLPDEVRIVAAANPPDQAADGWDLSAPLANRLIHLHWQVEAADIAEGFATGFAVPEPAPAPSPAAVARARALVGAFLRVRPELVLAVPDSPERAGRGWPSPRSWEMAARAVAACEHGMAARAVAAREHGMAARTSATGEDGEAASTFAAGEGGKISEDVVAELVLGAVGEAAGFELISWLRNLDLPDPQTLLTDRHAPLPDRVDRLYAVLGAVVSHVLADGSPQAWEQAWTVVARVARSAPDVAAGAARSLARGRPAGAALPHTMLELAPILRSAGLLR; this comes from the coding sequence ATGAGCTCTCAGTCAGCAGTGCGTGAGGCCGTCGCGGTCGCGATAGCCGCGAACCTGCCCGTCATCCTGTGGGGCGCCCCGGGCACCGGCAAGACCTCGTCGGTGCTCGCGCTCGGCGCCCGGCTCGGCCTGCCCGTCGAGGTCGTCGTGGGCTCGATCCGCGAACCGAGCGACTTCTCCGGCCTGCCGGTCCTGCGGGACGGCGGCACCTGGTTCGCCCCGCCCCGGTGGGCCGAGCGGCTGGCCGCGGCCGGCCACGGGCTCCTGTTCCTCGACGAGCTGACCACCGCGCCGCCCGCGGTGCAGGCCGCCATGCTGAGGGTGGTGCTGGAGCGTACGGTCGGCGATCTCACGCTGCCGGACGAGGTGCGGATCGTGGCCGCGGCCAACCCTCCGGACCAGGCCGCCGACGGCTGGGATCTGTCCGCGCCGCTGGCCAACCGCCTGATCCACCTGCACTGGCAGGTCGAGGCGGCCGACATCGCCGAGGGCTTCGCCACCGGCTTCGCGGTGCCCGAGCCGGCGCCCGCGCCGAGCCCCGCGGCGGTGGCCCGGGCCCGCGCGCTGGTCGGCGCCTTTCTGCGGGTACGGCCCGAGCTGGTGCTCGCGGTGCCGGACAGTCCGGAGCGGGCGGGACGCGGCTGGCCGAGCCCGCGAAGCTGGGAGATGGCGGCCAGGGCCGTCGCCGCCTGCGAACACGGCATGGCGGCCAGGGCCGTCGCCGCCCGCGAACACGGCATGGCGGCCAGGACCTCCGCGACCGGCGAAGACGGCGAGGCCGCCAGCACCTTCGCGGCCGGCGAAGGAGGCAAGATCTCCGAGGATGTGGTGGCCGAGCTCGTGCTGGGTGCGGTCGGCGAGGCGGCCGGTTTCGAGCTGATCTCCTGGCTGCGCAACCTCGACCTGCCCGACCCCCAGACCCTGCTGACCGACCGGCACGCGCCACTGCCTGACCGGGTCGATCGCCTGTACGCGGTGCTCGGCGCGGTCGTCTCCCACGTGCTGGCCGACGGCAGTCCACAGGCGTGGGAGCAGGCGTGGACCGTGGTGGCCCGGGTCGCCCGCAGCGCGCCCGACGTCGCGGCCGGCGCGGCCAGGTCGCTGGCCAGGGGTCGGCCGGCCGGTGCGGCCCTGCCGCACACCATGCTCGAACTGGCGCCGATCCTGCGTTCGGCGGGTCTGCTGCGATGA
- a CDS encoding MerR family transcriptional regulator: MLIGELSRQTGVHTHQLRYYEAQGLLEPERGSNGYREYGDDAVLTVTQIRRLLEAGLSTPEIAYLLPCATGVAPDLEPCPELLDTLKARLHGLDEHIDTLARSRQSLRDYIDAAERRVVESGSHA, from the coding sequence GTGCTGATCGGGGAGTTGAGCCGGCAGACCGGAGTTCACACACATCAGCTGCGTTACTACGAGGCCCAGGGCCTGCTCGAACCCGAGCGCGGCTCCAACGGCTACCGCGAGTACGGCGACGACGCCGTCCTGACCGTCACCCAGATCCGCCGGCTGCTCGAAGCCGGGCTGTCGACCCCGGAGATCGCGTACCTCCTGCCCTGCGCCACCGGCGTCGCCCCTGACCTGGAGCCCTGCCCCGAGCTCCTGGACACCCTGAAGGCCCGCCTGCACGGCCTGGACGAGCACATCGACACGCTCGCCCGCTCCCGCCAGTCCCTGCGCGACTACATCGACGCCGCGGAGCGACGTGTTGTGGAGAGCGGGTCACATGCTTGA
- a CDS encoding NAD(P)-dependent oxidoreductase codes for MSTNNVNHTPVTVIGLGLMGQALAGAFLRAGHPTTVWNRTAAKADQLVAQGATLAGSVGEAVAAAPLVVVCVTDYDAVHGLLDPLGAVLDGRVLVNLGSGTSQGARETAEWAARQGGAYLDGAIMAVPAEIGADAVITYSGPRSAFEPYEPALRSLGSGTTYLGDDHTLSALHEMAVLSLMWNILNGFLQGAALLGAAGVRAGAFAPLAGKGIEIVNGWLADYAEQVDAGTYPALDSTIDTHLAAMDHLIHESEALGVSAELPRFIKALTDRAVADGRGGDGYAAMVEQFRKPS; via the coding sequence ATGAGCACCAACAACGTCAACCACACTCCCGTGACGGTCATCGGCCTCGGGCTGATGGGCCAGGCGCTGGCCGGAGCGTTCCTGCGTGCGGGGCATCCCACCACCGTGTGGAACCGTACGGCGGCCAAGGCCGACCAGCTGGTGGCGCAGGGCGCGACGCTCGCCGGCTCGGTCGGCGAGGCCGTCGCGGCCGCCCCGCTCGTGGTCGTCTGCGTCACGGACTACGACGCCGTGCACGGGCTGCTCGACCCGCTCGGCGCGGTTCTCGACGGCCGGGTCCTGGTCAACCTGGGGTCGGGCACGTCGCAGGGCGCCCGTGAGACCGCCGAGTGGGCGGCGCGGCAGGGCGGCGCCTACCTCGACGGCGCGATCATGGCCGTCCCCGCCGAGATCGGGGCGGACGCCGTCATCACCTACAGCGGGCCGCGCTCGGCCTTCGAGCCGTACGAGCCCGCCCTGAGGAGCCTCGGTTCGGGAACGACGTACCTCGGCGACGATCACACCCTGTCGGCGCTGCACGAGATGGCCGTGCTGAGCCTGATGTGGAACATCCTGAACGGATTCCTGCAGGGCGCCGCCCTGCTCGGCGCGGCGGGGGTGCGCGCCGGAGCGTTCGCCCCGCTCGCGGGCAAGGGGATCGAGATCGTGAACGGCTGGCTGGCGGACTACGCGGAGCAGGTCGACGCGGGCACGTACCCGGCCCTGGACTCCACCATCGACACCCACCTGGCCGCGATGGACCACCTCATCCACGAAAGCGAGGCCCTCGGCGTCAGCGCCGAGCTGCCGAGGTTCATCAAGGCCCTGACCGACCGGGCCGTGGCCGACGGGCGCGGCGGCGACGGTTACGCGGCGATGGTCGAGCAGTTCCGCAAGCCGTCATGA
- a CDS encoding SUKH-4 family immunity protein → MVTHEEMVEAFGDEGLLLMDVEQCREKGLSEEDVRILSEVGLPVRADQAFTTFIADEPRVGSLVVFRTPGGDLNVLTLGGTSGDTGMRYFLDIRSGVVGLLSMDETPQAEKVNSSLANFVEFLYRLRLRQQALNGESQEAGKEYTEKLWLSLKELDPDAFDDAEAWWSMVMDTLMSRNLISETRAFLEQRRAEVADTLSKLIEFEEAVSPRGTQREGFDRALSRLEHEGWQIVDAERFASDVGTSGLLSQCADHFTPDGALADDVPLAWRGGLPSNIQAAFAREGLVVSVPGQAGQDDDYDALLEMDDEELARHSDAMMESLVAAVHGLNKPEEGVVTCLAADRSSDLCRISAAFDRLAAHGYLAEPDLWPTASGAWQQVHEAAAAAGQPPRAVFWTTQSHTASFDAYGDLVDELVLQWAGDRELIAQALAGTGLEVEVPEHESTAFLLRPASKGRFEVS, encoded by the coding sequence GTGGTCACGCACGAAGAGATGGTCGAGGCTTTCGGTGACGAGGGCCTGCTGCTGATGGACGTCGAACAGTGCCGCGAGAAGGGGCTGTCGGAGGAGGACGTCCGGATCCTGTCCGAGGTCGGGCTGCCGGTGCGCGCGGACCAGGCGTTCACCACCTTCATCGCCGACGAGCCGCGGGTGGGCTCCCTCGTCGTGTTCAGGACGCCGGGCGGGGACCTCAACGTCCTCACGCTCGGCGGCACGTCGGGGGACACGGGCATGCGCTACTTCCTCGACATCCGCAGCGGCGTCGTCGGCCTGCTCTCGATGGACGAGACCCCGCAGGCGGAGAAGGTCAACAGCTCGCTCGCGAACTTCGTCGAGTTCCTCTACCGGCTCAGGCTGCGCCAGCAGGCGTTGAACGGGGAGTCCCAGGAGGCCGGCAAGGAGTACACGGAGAAGCTGTGGCTCTCGCTCAAGGAGCTGGATCCGGACGCCTTCGACGACGCCGAGGCCTGGTGGTCGATGGTGATGGACACCCTGATGAGCCGGAACCTCATCTCCGAGACCCGCGCGTTCCTCGAACAGCGCCGCGCCGAGGTCGCCGACACGCTGTCCAAGCTGATCGAGTTCGAGGAGGCGGTCTCGCCGCGCGGCACGCAGCGCGAGGGTTTCGACCGGGCGCTGAGCCGGTTGGAGCACGAGGGCTGGCAGATCGTCGACGCCGAGCGCTTCGCGTCCGACGTCGGGACCAGCGGCCTGCTCAGCCAGTGCGCCGACCACTTCACCCCGGACGGCGCGCTGGCCGATGACGTGCCGCTGGCGTGGCGGGGCGGGCTGCCCTCCAACATCCAGGCGGCGTTCGCCCGTGAGGGTCTCGTGGTCTCCGTTCCCGGGCAGGCGGGTCAGGACGACGACTACGACGCGCTGCTGGAGATGGACGACGAGGAGCTGGCCAGGCACAGCGACGCCATGATGGAATCGCTCGTCGCCGCGGTCCACGGCTTGAACAAGCCGGAGGAAGGGGTGGTGACCTGCCTGGCCGCCGACCGGTCGTCCGACCTGTGCCGGATCTCGGCGGCCTTCGACCGGCTGGCCGCCCACGGCTACCTCGCCGAGCCCGACCTCTGGCCGACCGCCTCCGGCGCCTGGCAGCAGGTCCACGAGGCGGCCGCCGCCGCCGGGCAGCCGCCCAGGGCCGTCTTCTGGACGACGCAGTCGCACACGGCGAGCTTCGACGCGTACGGCGATCTGGTGGACGAGCTCGTCCTGCAGTGGGCCGGCGATCGGGAGCTGATCGCGCAGGCGCTGGCCGGCACCGGGCTCGAGGTGGAGGTCCCTGAGCACGAGAGCACCGCGTTCCTCCTCCGCCCGGCCTCGAAGGGGCGTTTCGAAGTTTCTTGA
- a CDS encoding SDR family NAD(P)-dependent oxidoreductase → MTTKTWIITGASRGFGRALAEAALAAGDRVVAAVRRPESVADLAAKHPDNCLIAEFDARDAAAAAELVRATLVRFGQLDVLVNNAGRAVVGAVEEVGDAQLRELMDLHLFGPAALVRAALPAMRARGTGTIVQMSSQGGRMSFPGVSAYSASKFALEGWSEALAGEVAPFGIRVMIVEPSRFRTDFNAGDVLEFVESSETYRELLAAVRSDMAGADGRQEGDPVRAAEIIVSLAHGDEVPLRLPLGREAVERISGTYRRGLEEVERWAETARSADFADAPASARPI, encoded by the coding sequence ATGACGACCAAGACCTGGATCATCACCGGCGCTTCCCGGGGTTTCGGACGCGCACTGGCGGAGGCGGCGCTCGCGGCGGGCGACCGCGTGGTGGCGGCGGTGCGCCGGCCCGAGAGCGTGGCCGACCTGGCGGCGAAGCACCCGGACAACTGCCTGATCGCGGAGTTCGACGCCCGGGACGCCGCCGCGGCCGCCGAGCTCGTGCGTGCCACCCTCGTCCGGTTCGGACAGCTCGACGTGCTCGTCAACAACGCGGGCCGGGCCGTGGTGGGAGCGGTCGAGGAGGTCGGCGACGCGCAACTGCGTGAGCTGATGGACCTGCACCTGTTCGGCCCCGCCGCGCTGGTGCGGGCGGCGCTGCCCGCGATGCGCGCGCGGGGCACCGGGACGATCGTGCAGATGAGCAGCCAGGGTGGGCGGATGTCCTTCCCCGGAGTGTCGGCGTACTCCGCGTCGAAGTTCGCGCTCGAAGGCTGGTCGGAGGCGCTGGCCGGGGAGGTCGCGCCGTTCGGGATCCGCGTGATGATCGTCGAGCCGAGCCGGTTCCGGACCGACTTCAACGCGGGGGACGTGCTGGAGTTCGTGGAGTCGTCCGAGACCTACCGTGAGCTGCTGGCCGCCGTCCGCTCGGACATGGCCGGGGCCGACGGCCGCCAGGAGGGCGACCCGGTGCGGGCAGCCGAGATCATCGTGTCCCTCGCGCACGGTGACGAGGTGCCGCTGCGGCTGCCGCTCGGGCGCGAGGCCGTCGAGCGGATCTCGGGTACGTACCGGCGTGGCCTGGAGGAGGTCGAGCGGTGGGCCGAGACCGCCCGCAGCGCCGACTTCGCGGACGCCCCGGCATCGGCGCGGCCGATTTAG
- a CDS encoding PPOX class F420-dependent oxidoreductase yields MSATPFDPRALLAESRLGVLATIKADGRPQLSPVMPFYDREAEVVHVSMTEGRAKTANLRRDPRAALEVTSPDGWSWATAEGTVTLTGPGADPHGPEVEALVDYYRRAAGEHPDWDEYRSVMVSDRRVLMTMRVEHVYGERVR; encoded by the coding sequence ATGAGCGCCACACCGTTCGACCCGCGTGCGCTGCTCGCGGAGAGCCGGCTGGGGGTCCTCGCGACGATCAAGGCGGACGGCCGCCCGCAGCTCTCCCCCGTCATGCCCTTCTACGACCGGGAGGCCGAGGTCGTCCACGTGTCGATGACCGAGGGGCGGGCCAAGACCGCGAACCTGCGCCGGGACCCGCGGGCCGCGCTGGAGGTCACCAGCCCCGACGGCTGGTCGTGGGCCACCGCCGAGGGCACGGTGACGCTCACGGGGCCGGGCGCCGACCCCCACGGTCCCGAGGTGGAGGCGCTGGTGGACTACTACCGCCGCGCTGCGGGGGAGCATCCGGACTGGGACGAGTACCGGTCGGTGATGGTGTCCGACCGCAGGGTGCTCATGACGATGCGGGTCGAGCACGTGTACGGCGAAAGAGTCCGCTGA